The Microterricola viridarii nucleotide sequence GGCAGACACCGTCGCCGACGTCGCCGCGAAGGTGCTCTTCCAAGAGACCCAGGCGATCGAGCACACTTTGCGCGAGCTCGATCTCGAGGCCGTCGACCGCATCCGCGACGCCCTCGTGCTCGCGCCCGACGTGCTCATCGCCGGCTTCGGCTCCTCCGGGCTCACCGCCCGCGACCTCACGATGAAGCTGCAGCGCATCGGGCGGCGGAGCTCCTACCACCCGGACGTGCACCTCGCGCTCTCGTCGACTGCGCTGCTCGGCCCTGGCGGGGTTCTGCTCGCGGTCTCCCACTCCGGCGGCACGCCAGAGATCTTGGGGCTGTTGCGCGAGGCGAGGCGGACCGGCGCGACGACCGTCGGGATCACCAACGACCCGGGATCGCCGATGGCCGCGCTCTGCGACATCCTGCTGACGACCCAGGCCCGCGAGAACGCTTTCCGCTCCGGGGCGACGGCAAGCCGCACCGCACAGCTCGCCGTGACCGACGTGCTGTTCGTGCGCCTCGCACAGAGCCTGTTCGACACCATGACCGATTCGCTCAACCTCACCCGGGACGCGGTGCTCCGGCACCGCGACGATTCGGAGCAGCACCGGAGCGCCGGAGTGCACCGGGCATAGTTCGCGGCGGCGGCGGCGGGTGCTTCACTTCAGCCGTGCGCAGGGGCATCGCCCGCC carries:
- a CDS encoding MurR/RpiR family transcriptional regulator — protein: MRALTRIQGSLERFSAAEARVARAILADPRIVVDNPITRVAELCGTSPATVARFCQSLGYSGYREFRFDLVGTTSRDQADLDRSNVLTGDIDPADTVADVAAKVLFQETQAIEHTLRELDLEAVDRIRDALVLAPDVLIAGFGSSGLTARDLTMKLQRIGRRSSYHPDVHLALSSTALLGPGGVLLAVSHSGGTPEILGLLREARRTGATTVGITNDPGSPMAALCDILLTTQARENAFRSGATASRTAQLAVTDVLFVRLAQSLFDTMTDSLNLTRDAVLRHRDDSEQHRSAGVHRA